One window from the genome of Acinetobacter sp. LoGeW2-3 encodes:
- a CDS encoding TrkH family potassium uptake protein, whose amino-acid sequence MKITSHKNRTINLSPPSIIALGFLALILVGSILLILPISHHGEVTWFQAIFTATSAVTITGLSVVNVGEAYTVFGKIVIMLLLQCGGLGFMTFAILAAMSLAPKMGLRQQVMAQESIGQTSLKKISFTIKNVFLYSLFFEAIGTVILTIAWLQDYNFSQAFFNALFYSVSAFNNGGFSLFPNSLMSFADQYFITFTISMLYIIGGIGFLVLMDVRQHKRWSKLSTNSKLILTTIAGLNLSAFILIWILEASNPQTLALMSVGDQAVNAWFHATVPRSSGFYSLPLDQMTNASTLVTMFLMFIGGGSLSTAGGIKVGTFIIVVISVISFLRREDEIRLFRHSISEKTTFKALAVVCITALLIAGGFMSLLILEPNQDFLDLLFETVSAACTVGLSRGVTPELQPASLLILMLLMFTGRLGPLTLAYFIATPKKSRLKHPPSEIQVG is encoded by the coding sequence ATGAAAATAACTTCTCATAAAAACCGGACCATTAATCTCAGTCCACCCAGCATCATCGCACTGGGATTTTTAGCATTGATTCTGGTTGGATCAATCTTGTTAATTCTGCCGATCTCTCATCATGGTGAAGTGACTTGGTTCCAGGCGATTTTTACTGCCACTTCTGCAGTGACGATTACTGGTTTATCAGTGGTCAATGTCGGTGAGGCTTATACGGTCTTTGGTAAGATTGTAATTATGCTGCTCCTACAATGCGGCGGTTTAGGTTTTATGACTTTTGCTATTCTAGCTGCTATGAGCCTAGCACCTAAGATGGGATTACGGCAACAGGTCATGGCACAGGAATCTATCGGACAGACTAGCCTGAAGAAAATCAGTTTTACCATTAAAAATGTATTTCTTTATTCGCTATTTTTTGAAGCGATTGGCACGGTGATTTTGACTATCGCCTGGTTGCAGGACTATAACTTTAGTCAGGCTTTCTTCAATGCCTTATTTTATAGTGTTTCCGCTTTTAATAATGGGGGCTTTTCCCTGTTCCCAAACAGCCTGATGAGCTTTGCAGACCAGTATTTCATTACCTTTACCATCAGTATGCTATATATCATTGGCGGGATTGGTTTCCTGGTATTGATGGATGTACGTCAGCATAAGCGTTGGAGCAAGCTGAGTACCAATAGCAAACTAATTTTGACTACCATTGCAGGACTGAATCTATCTGCTTTTATCCTGATCTGGATTCTGGAAGCATCTAATCCACAAACGCTGGCATTGATGAGTGTCGGTGATCAGGCAGTCAATGCATGGTTCCATGCTACCGTGCCGCGTTCTTCCGGATTTTATAGTCTGCCATTAGATCAGATGACCAATGCCTCAACCCTTGTGACCATGTTCCTGATGTTTATTGGTGGTGGCTCTTTAAGTACTGCAGGTGGCATCAAGGTTGGAACGTTTATTATTGTCGTGATCAGCGTGATTAGCTTCTTACGGCGTGAAGATGAAATCCGCCTGTTCCGACATTCAATTTCTGAAAAAACCACCTTTAAGGCCTTGGCAGTGGTATGTATTACGGCGCTGCTGATCGCTGGCGGTTTTATGAGCCTGTTGATTCTGGAACCGAATCAGGATTTTCTGGATTTGTTATTTGAAACGGTTTCTGCAGCCTGTACAGTGGGCTTATCCCGTGGTGTCACCCCTGAGTTACAGCCAGCCAGTTTGCTCATTCTGATGCTGCTTATGTTTACCGGCCGTTTGGGCCCACTAACATTGGCTTACTTTATTGCCACACCGAAAAAGAGCCGGCTTAAGCATCCGCCTTCTGAAATTCAGGTTGGATAA
- a CDS encoding phospholipase A: MALNSFRRPTLQLSILLGCMGGAQVYAEESKTTIPSSPMPATAEACAAVETNAERLACYDALFKVPEAERVVLVSERRAAADIAPEPDNLKAKIDKTVSTVSVSEGSPLKPNLSLLDSRWELSPESKLGTWNIRSYQPVYVLPGFWTSKKNEFPQSENPVNTVEEDQNLKSMESKFQLSLKTKAVENILGDNGDLWVAYTQSSRWQVYNSEESRPFRETNYEPEVSLVFRTNYDLFGLDWRMLGLTLNHQSNGRSDPLSRSWNRVMLNLGFERNNFALMVRPWYRFEEDLPDDNNPDIVDYIGRGDMTAFYRWKDHDFSLMLRHTLKGGDDNRGAAQFDWSFPISGRLRGHFQLFDGYGESLIDYNHKATYVGLGVSLMNWF, from the coding sequence ATGGCGCTTAATTCGTTTAGGCGCCCGACTTTGCAGCTGAGTATTTTGCTTGGCTGTATGGGTGGGGCGCAGGTGTATGCGGAAGAAAGTAAAACCACGATCCCCAGCAGTCCAATGCCGGCAACGGCAGAGGCCTGTGCAGCGGTAGAAACCAATGCAGAACGTCTGGCTTGTTATGATGCTTTGTTTAAAGTACCAGAAGCAGAAAGAGTGGTATTGGTCTCTGAACGTCGTGCAGCTGCTGACATTGCGCCTGAACCCGATAACCTGAAAGCCAAAATTGATAAAACCGTTTCTACGGTATCGGTGAGTGAAGGTTCTCCACTGAAACCGAATCTTTCGTTATTAGACAGCCGTTGGGAATTATCACCGGAAAGTAAACTTGGTACCTGGAATATCCGTTCCTATCAACCAGTATATGTATTGCCAGGCTTCTGGACTTCCAAGAAAAACGAGTTTCCACAAAGTGAAAACCCGGTCAATACAGTCGAAGAAGACCAGAACTTGAAGTCGATGGAATCCAAGTTTCAGCTGTCGCTAAAAACAAAAGCGGTTGAAAATATCCTTGGAGATAATGGCGATCTTTGGGTGGCTTATACTCAGTCTTCACGCTGGCAAGTGTATAACTCGGAAGAATCAAGACCATTCCGTGAAACCAACTACGAGCCAGAAGTGAGTTTGGTATTCCGTACCAATTATGACCTGTTCGGTCTGGACTGGCGTATGCTGGGTCTGACTCTAAACCATCAGTCCAATGGTCGTTCCGATCCGCTGTCACGTAGCTGGAACAGGGTCATGCTGAATCTGGGCTTTGAACGTAATAACTTCGCGTTAATGGTACGTCCGTGGTATCGCTTCGAAGAAGATTTACCGGATGATAATAATCCGGATATTGTCGACTATATCGGTCGTGGCGATATGACTGCATTCTACCGCTGGAAAGATCATGATTTTTCTCTGATGCTACGTCATACCTTAAAAGGCGGTGATGATAACCGTGGCGCTGCCCAGTTTGACTGGTCATTTCCAATCAGTGGCCGTTTGCGAGGACATTTTCAACTGTTTGATGGCTATGGTGAAAGCCTGATTGACTATAACCATAAGGCCACCTATGTCGGATTGGGTGTCTCATTGATGAACTGGTTTTAA